The Lolium rigidum isolate FL_2022 chromosome 1, APGP_CSIRO_Lrig_0.1, whole genome shotgun sequence region ATAACTAGTTCTTCTCAAAGGCTTAAGAGTAAAGTGTGTCAGACCAGCTTAGGTGCCAACATTGGGATCAATCATCTACCTCCAGACCTATGATATTGTGTCAGCTAGTATCATAACCATGCCTCGGAGAAAGCTTGAAACTGAACATCAATTATGTGATTTACTGTATCATATGACAAGATCTTACACTTATATAGATTAAAAACATCGGGAAAAAAAGCACCACTTATTAGTTGTCTGGCTTAGCATAACCGCAGTTCTACAAGAAAGTGAAGCACAATCGAAGTGACTGATACCTATGAATAAAAAATATTGACGACACACAAGAAGAGTGATGAATCACCTCATAGTGTCGAAGTGCTCCCCAAACACCTTCTCTTTGATGGATCCGGGGGGAAACAGGAAGAAATCCTTCCTCATAACCCCAATCCTCTTGCCTCTTAGACCATttatgttcaagaattgcctGTAACCGCCTTCCGGGATATACTGAGATGCCATGTGAGTTGCCTCTGCATCCCGTGGATCGTAACCAACGATTGCTTCCAACACATTTACTGCATCTGAAACAGTCCTACAGATTGGGCTGCATCAAGTAAATCGCATCACTAAGAAGTAACTAGAATCGGCGTCACCAGATCATAAAAGAAAAGTGAGCAAACATACATGGGCACATTACAACTATACTTTTGCTGAACTACTCGGTAAAAGTGGTTTCTGATAGTAATTCAGTTAAGCAATGCACACTGCAGTGCTGTTTGGGTTAATATTCAGGCAGTAAAACCACATCACTCTGCTAGATTGATGTAAGCATTCGGTCAGCGTCTATTTTACCCCACTGTGTCCATCCTTGGAGAAATGATGATGACACCGGCACGGCTCGTGAGGCCGACCGTCGGCTTGATCCCGACAACGGAGTTGAAGCTGGACGGGCACATGATGGACCCGTCTGTCTCGGTGCCAATCGTCACGGACACCATGTTTGCCGCCGCCGCAATGGCGGAGCCGCTGCTGGAGGAGCACGTTGTCGCTGAAGGCACGTATGGGTTCTACTACATCAGAAAGTGATTAGGGTCATTCAGATTTGCCCTTGATCCGATAAATGAACTTGCAATTCTAGCTTCGAAGCAAAGGTGAAGGAAACGTAATAGTAGGCGGAGGAGGCAGATCTGCTGACCAGGCCCTGGCCGCCGCgggggctccagccggcggggacgccggGGGCGCGGAAGTTACACCACTCGCTGAggctggcggtgccgaggaccacCGCGCCGGCGCCCCGGAGCCGCTCGACCACGCCGGCGTCGCGCGCGGGGCGGGACCCGACCAGCGCGAGCGACCCGGCCGTCGCGTTTAAGGCGCCGGCCGCGGCGATGTTGTCCTTGATCAGCACGGGGATGCCGTGGAGCGGCGGGAGCGCGGCGCCTCCGAGGAGGCGGGCGGCGTCGGCGCgttcggcggcggcgagcgcgccgTCGGCGTCGAGCTCTACGACGGCGTGGAGGGCCGGGTCGAGCGACGCGATGCGGCGAAGGTAGAGCTCGACGAGGCCGCGCGAGGTGAGCGCGCCGCCGGCGAAGGCGCGGTGGATGGACTCGATGGTGGCCTCCTCGAGCACAAACGTGGCGGTCGCGGTGGTGGCCGCGAGGAGCAGCGGTACGAGGTACCGCAGCATGGCCGGCCACTTGGTGGCGCGATGTAGGAGGAGAGGACCCGACTGTTCACTGTCTCCGAACGAAGGGGAATTTGCCACTAGCCTCTcttttttttgtgaatttttttaaACATATCAGACCACCTGCCCCATTAAAATGCTAGAAAAGACCCAATATAAATGCAATTGTCAAAACTGTTCGTGGTGGCACGCTGGCCAAGCGACACATGGCGCATGCCACCGCGAGCCGTGGCGGTAGCCCTTGCCGTCATGAGTGGCGGCGGCATGTTTGCTAGCCGGAGCTATCGTCAATTGCGTCAACGCGAGGTCGTCGTGTGGTGGGCCCTGCTGCTATCGGCAGTGGCCGCATGCCACCACCAGCTCTCGCGGCATGTGTCGGCATGCACTGATTCCCACATTACCTTTTCCACAGATTCTTCGCTTTTCTGCTGATGGCACTGATTGAGGGTACTTTCCGTTTATTTTTTCCGCTTAATTCTCTTGTACAATCTATCGAGATCACTCTTGAAACAGACGTCGATATTATTTGGTACACAAATTCTCATACCTTAGCCAGCATGAGTGTGCCGTGATCAGACCAGGATTTTAGGCCTCGGCGACAAGACGGGAAACTGGCCAGGGCTGGACGCAGGGAAAATAGAGTGATCTATTGCACTAGCTATGCATGTTAATTTCAGTTTTACTTtcttgttgtatcttaaattTCGTTATAGTGATTAGCCGTATTTTAATTTTAGTTATATTTGTAGCTTAATTTCGTCAGATGTATTAATAAATAAATGTTGATTTCCTGGAAAAAGATCGTGCCTAATTTTTCCCGCCTAAAGTTCCCGCTTAATTTTTTCCGCCAATATTTTCCGCCCGGAATTCCCGCCTTTTCTCTGAGTCGCGTGAACCCTTCCCCGATCATTCATTTTATCAATATAATCACAATCGCTCCAAGATGCCTGCTCCTGGTGATCGTAGTTTTAATTCGTTTATGGATGCTTCTTTTCTCCCCTCTGCTTCTTGAGTTATGAGTGCAAATAATATAGACAATATCGAAAATCTCTTCacgaatgtatctagacaaattTCATGAGAAGAAGAGAGTATATTATTAGCAAGTACTTCTTCCGTTTCATAATTATCGTCGCCAATCGGAGGGTGTAACATTCTGAAATGTAGAATTGTTCTGGGGAATTCATTTGTTCTACTACTACGCATGCGCACGTTTGGTTAATCCTCGGCACGACGTCCGATCGTTGGAACCAGGCAGAGCCAGCCCAGCCAGGACTCAGCCCACATCATAGTAAGCGTAGGACCCATTCATGTTCTTATCCACGCAAGCCCCGACTCAGCCGGAGCAGTACTGTGAGCCACTCGCCGGCCACGACCATCTCCGCGGAATGCTGATCTCGATCTGTCACCTGCCGCTGGCAATTATGGCTACGCAATTGTTCCCTGCCGTGGAGGCTCTCCCGTTCACTTGGCCACGCGTCTCTCCTCGCAGCTCACTGGCCCCGAAATCCTTGCGCTCGCCATCAACCAATCTTAATCGACGTAGACCTGTTTGAGAGCAACAAAGGGGTGTAAAGTAATGCGGGAAACATGTTGCAAGAGGCATGCAAGCAAATCGAGCATGATTTCAAATTGTATAAATTTCGAACTAATTCATACGTGTATACGCGACAAATCAAGATAAATAATCACCTCTCACCGTGGGGTTATTAAGAACATATGACCTCACCTACTTCCTACATCCTCAAATAACCTTACCGAAGGCGGTCTCCAGAAATTGGGGGTCCCGATGCGAATTATAAAATGAGGccctgatttttttaaaaaaaatctccgATAACTACTAATACAACAAAACCATATTTTGATTTAATTTTATAACTTTCGTATGGGTATTTTTGCACATTATTCAGAAATATGTCAAATATTATCCCGGAAGGAGTAAATGTGGCACTAAATAATAATCAAACTTCAGGTTCTACAAATAAGCATCAACCGTCTTGTATTTTTTGAAATAAAATTCTCAATCATATTTCTCCGAGATATCTTTCTGAGTTGAGCTCTATTGTCACCAATCCACCGAGACATTCTTGTGTCAGTACGTAGAAGGCAAATAGGGTTTCAACAACTTGAATTTAGAAGAAAGCTTCTTTCCGCGGATGCAAACTAATAGTATAAATAAATTCAAACGAATTTACTGCATATGATTGACCATAGATTAATTATCTTGCAGGGGTCCTTTATTAGGCACTGCTCCAATCCTATCTGTATTACCTAATCCTAATTCCTAACCACAATAAGACCGTAGGACAGGAAGCATAGACCAAAGGAGGAAAACTATCCGGTCGACGGTTGCCTGGCTTTGGCCTAGATCAGCAAAAATTCAGGAACGACCTACATGGTGCTTTCGATAAGGAGCTCCCACGCTTCTTCTGGCAGGACCGGACAAGCCGTTGGAAATATCACATGTTCAAGTGGGCAGATGTGTGCGCCCCCATTGATCATGGGGGCATAGACATTTTATCCTCAAGACACATGAACGCCGTCTTGATGCTAAAATGGGCGTGGAGGATCCTTAAGGACGGCGGGGATCTTTGGCTTCAGCTGGTGAAGGCCAAGTACCTGAGGGGTCAACCGCTCCTAGCTTGTGAGCGCGGGAGGGATCTCAGTTTTGGAAGTACCTCCAGGAGATCAAGCATGTGATTAGAGCCGGACTGTCTCTCACCATAGGGGATGGTCGGGGGAACTTGTTTTGGCTTGATTCGTGGCTTGATGGGGGACCTCTTAGGGTGGAGTTTCCGGAGTTGTTCGCCATCTGTGCGGATCCTTCTGTGTCGATGGTGGAGGTTGCGGCTGGTTGGTGGGTTGTCCCGTTTCGGCGGGGCGTCACCCCATGGGAGACCCTGGGGTGGGAGTCTTTGTTAACCCGACTCGCAGGGGTTCTCCCCGGCGGCTCGGATAGTGCACACTGGCGCCTGTCCCCGTCAGGCACCGTCTCTATTAGGTCGGTCTACATGGCCCTATTTAGAGGGCCAGGCCTTAGTTGGAtgtcactgatggcgtgtaactcacacgttcgttgggaaccccaagaggaaggtatgatgcgcacagcagcaagttttccctcagaaagaaaccaaggtttatcgaaccaggaggagccaagaagcacgttgaaggttgatggcggcgggatgtagtgcggcgcaacaccgggattccggcgccaacgtggaacctgcacaacacaaccaaagtactttgccccaacgaaacggtgaggttgtcaatctcaccggcttgctgtaacaaaggattaaccagtattgtgtggaagatgattatttgcagaaaacgagtagaacaagtattgcgagtagattgtatttcggtatagagaattggaccggggtccacagttcactagaggtgtctctcccataagataaacggcatgttgggtgaacaaattacggttgggcaattgacaaataaagagggcatgaccatgcacatacatattatgatgagtatagtgagatttaattgggcattacgacaaagtacatagaccgccatccggcatgcatctatgcctaaaaagtccaccttcgaggttatcatccgaaccccctccggtattaagttgctaacaacagacaattgcattaagtattgcgcgtaatgtaaccagtaactacatccttgaacatagcactaatgttttatccctagtggcaacgagcacatccacaaccttagaactttccgtcatctgtcccccagatatcaatggaggcatgaacccactatcgagcataaatactccctcttggagttacaagcatctacttggccagagcatctactagtaacggagagcatgcaagatcataaacaacacatagacataactttgataatcaacatcacaagtattctctattcatcggatcccaacaaacgcaacatatagaattacagatagatgatcttgatcatgttaggcagctcacaagatccagacaatgaagcacaatggggagaagacaaccatctaactactgctatggacccatagtccaggggtagactactcacacatcactccggaggcgaccatggcggcgtagagtcctccggggagatgattcccctctccggcgagggtcgtGAGGGCgcccggatccccgagatgggatcggcggcggcggcgtctctggaaggttttccgtatcgtggctctcggtgctgggggtttcgcaacggaggctttaagtaggcggaagggcgaggtcggggaggcggcacgagggccccacaccacgggccgcgcggccaagggggccgcgccgccctagggtgtggccacctcgtggccccacttcgtctcctcttcggacttcggaagcttcgtggcaaaataggaccctgggcgttgatttcgtccaattcgagaatatttcgttactaggatttcgaaaccaaaaacgacgaaaacgacaagcggcacttcggcatcttgttaataggttagttccgagaaaatgcacgaatatgacataaagtgtgcataaaacatgtagataacatcaataatgtggcatggaacataagaaattatcgatacgtcggagacgtatcggcatccccaagcttagttactgctcgtcccgagcgggtaaaacgataacacgagataattttctggagtgacatgccatcataaccttgatcatactatttgtaaagcatatgtagtgaatgcagcgatcaaaacaatgtatatgacataagtaaacaagtgaatcataaagcaaagacttttcatgaatagcacttcaagacaagcatcaataagtcttgcataagagttaactcataaagcaataattcaaagtaaaggtattgaagcaacacaaaggaagattaagtttcagcggttgctttcaacttgtaacatgtatatctcatggatattgtcaacatagagtaatataataagtgcaatatgcaagtatgtaggaatcaatgcacagttcacacaagtgtttgcttcttgaggtggagagaaataggtgagctgactcaacattgaaagtaaaagaatggtcctccatagaggaaaagcatcgattgctatatttgtgctagagctttgattttgaaaacatgaaacaattttgtcaacggtagtaataaagcatatgtatcatgtaaattatatcttacaagttgcaagcctcatgcatagtatactaatagtgcccacaccttgtcctaattagcttggactaccggatcatcgcaatgcacatgttttaaccaagtgtcacaaggggtacctctatgctgctttgtacaaaggtctaaggagaaagctcgcattggatttctcgctattgattattctcaacttagacatccataccgggacaacatagacaacagataatggactcctcttttatgcataagcatgtaacaacaattaatatttttctcatatgagattgaggatatatgtccaaaactgaaacttccaccatgaatcatggctttagttagcggcccaatgttcttctctaacaatatgcatgcttaaccataaggtggtagatctctcttacttcagacaagacgaacatgcatagcaactcacatgaaattcaacaaagagtagttgatggcgtccccgagtgaacatggttatcgcacaacaagcaacttaataagagataaagtgcataattacatattcaataccacaatagtttttaagctatttgtcccatgagctatatattgcaaaggtgaatgatggaattttaaaggtagcactcaagcaatttactttggaatggcggaaaataccatgtagtaggtaggtatggtggacacaaatggcatagtggttggctcaagtattttggatgcatgagaagtattccctctcgatacaaggtttaggctagcaaggcttatttgaaacaaacacaaggatgaaccggtgcagcaaaactcacataaaagacatattgaaaacattataagactctacaccgtcttccttgttgttcaaactcaatactagatattatctagaccttagagaaaccaaatatgcaaaccaaattttagcatgctctatgtatttcttcattaatgggtgcaaagcatatgatgcaagagcttaaacatgagcacaacaattgccaagtatcacattacccaagacatttatagcaattactacatgtatcattttccaattccaaccatataacaatttaacgaaggagaaacttcgccatgaatactatgagtagaaactaaggacatacttgtacatatgctacaacggagcgtgtctctctcccataaagtgaatgctaggatccattttattcaaacaaaacaaaaaacaaaaacaaaccgacgctccaagcaaagcacataagatgtgatggaataaaaatatagtttcaggggaggaacctgataatattgtcgatgaagaaggggatgccttgggtatccccaagcttagacgcttgagtcttcttagtatatgcaggggtgaaccaccggggcatccccaagcttagagctttcactctccttgatcatgttgcatcatactcctctcttgatccttgaaaacttcctccacaccaaacttagaacaactcattagagggttagcgacaataaaaattaacatgttcagaggtgacacaatcattcttaacacttctggacattgcataaagctactggacattagtggatcaaagaattcatccaacataggaaaagaggcaatgcgaaataaaaggcagaatctgtcaaaacagaacagttcgtattgacgaattttatcgaggcaccagacttgctcaaatgaaaatgctcaaattgaatgaaagttgcgtacatatctgaggatcactcacgtaaattggcataattttctgagttacctatagggaaaacagcccagattcgtgacagcaaagaaatctgtttctgcgcagtaatccaaatctagtatgaacttttctatcaacgactttacttggcacaataaaacactaaactaagataaggagaggttgctacagtagtaaacaacttccaagacacaaaataaaaacaaaatactgtaggtaaaaacatgggttgtctcccataagcgcttttctttaatgcctttcagctaggcgcagaaagtgtgtatcaagtattatcaagggacgaagtgtcaacatcataatttgttctcataatagaatcaaaaggtaacttcattatctttctagggaagtgttccatacctttcttgagaggaaattgatattttatattaccttccttcatatcaatgatagcaccaacggttcgaagaaaaggtcttcccaatataatgggacaagatgcattgcattcaatatccaagacaacaaaatcaacggggacaaggttattgttaacggtaatgcgaacattatcaactttccccaaaggtttctttgtagaatgatcagcaagattaacatccaaataacaatttttcagcggtggcaagtcaagcatattataaattttcttaggcataacggaaatacttgcaccaagatcacataaagcattacaatcaaaatctttaaccttcatcttaatgatgggcNNNNNNNNNNNNNNNNNNNNNNNNNNNNNNNNNNNNNNNNNNNNNNNNNNNNNNNNNNNNNNNNNNNNNNNNNNNNNNNNNNNNNNNNNNNNNNNNNNNNtgttgctcaagcttgggaaagaatgaaatctttggttaaaaattgcccaacccatggatcgactacttggatgatcatccaaaccttctatgcgggactaaatttttcttcgcggaatttattggattcatctgctggaggtacctttatgtccatcactcttggtgaagcaacaaagcttcttgataatatgatgatcaactactcgaatggcacacggaaagagctccacaaggtaagaaggtaaattccgtcgaagaaacctcttccttgagtgataagattgatgctattatgtctatgcttgtgaatgataggactaatattgatcctaataatgttccgttagcttcattggttgcccaagaagaacatgttgatgtaaacttcattaaaaataataatttcaacaacaatgcttatcggaacaattctagtaataactatagaccatatccttataataatggtaacggttatgctaattcttatgggaattcttacaacaataataggaattcacccctggacttgaagccatgcttaaagaatttattagtacacaaactcgcttttaacaaatcatgttgaagaaaagcttgggaaaattgatatacttgcttctaaagtcgatagtcttgctgctgatgttaatcttttgaaatcgaaagttatgcctaatgaaaatcatcataataaaattgttactacagcaaatgccatccaagttagaattaatgagaatataagattaatggctgaactacgtgctaggtgggatagagaagaaaatgaaaaactagctaaagagaagaatgtagctaaagtttggactattaccaccactagtaatgctaatgttacacatgttgctgcacctcctactaatactaataaaagaattggtgttagcaatgtttccacttctaatgcaaagcgcaagaaactgcctgaaactgctaaaactgctgaaactgcctgtgataaagctgctgaaattttttccaacattggggatgatgatcccattgctttagattataatggtttgaattttgatgattgccacatctctgaagttataaagttcttgcaaaaacttgctaaaagtcctaatgctagtgctataaatttggctttcacacaacatattacaaatgctctcataaaagctagagaagagaaactagagcgtgaagcctctattcctaaaaagctagaggatggttgggagctcatcattaagatgaaggttaaagattttgattgtaatgctttatgtgatcttggtgcaagtatttccgttatgcctaagaaaatttataatatgcttgacttgccaccgctgaaaaattgttatttggatgttaatcttgctgatcattctacaaagaaacctttggggaaagttgataatgttcgcattaccgttaacaataaccttgtccccgttgattttgttgtcttggatattgaatgcaatgcatcttgtcccatcatattgggaagaccttttcttcgaactgttggtgctactattgatatgaaggaaggtaatataaaatatcaatttcctctcaagaaaggtatggaacacttccctagaaagagaatgaagttaccttttcattccattatgagaacaaattatgatgttgacacttcgtctcttgataatacttgatacacactttctgcgcctaggctgaaaggcgttaagaaaagcgcttatgggagacaacccatgtttttacctacagtactttgtttttattttgtgtcttggaagttgtttactactgtagcaacctctccttatcttagttttgtgttttgttgtgccaagtaaagtctttgatagaaaaattcatactagatttggattgctgcgcagtaacagatttctttgctgtcacgaattccgacctgcctccctgtaggtagctcagaaaaatctgaaactttacgtgcgtgatcctcagatatgtacgcaactttcattcaatttgggcattttcatttgagcaagtctggtgccattttaaaattcgtcaatacgaactgttctgttttgacagattctgccttttatttcgcattgcctcttttgctatgttggatgaatttctttgatccattaatgtccagtagctttatgaaatatccagaagtgttaagaatgattatgtcacctctgaacatgttaatttttattgtgcactaaccctctaatgacttgtttcgagtttggtgtggaggaagttttcaaggatcaagagaggagtatgatgcaacatgatcaaggagagtgaaagctctaagcttggggatgccccggtggttcacccctgcatattctaagaagactcaagcgtctaagcttggggatgccttgggcatccccttcttcatcgacaacattatcaggttcctcccctgatactatatttttattccatcacatcttatgtgctttgcttggagcgtcggtttgtttttgtttttgtt contains the following coding sequences:
- the LOC124665549 gene encoding probable amidase At4g34880, producing MLRYLVPLLLAATTATATFVLEEATIESIHRAFAGGALTSRGLVELYLRRIASLDPALHAVVELDADGALAAAERADAARLLGGAALPPLHGIPVLIKDNIAAAGALNATAGSLALVGSRPARDAGVVERLRGAGAVVLGTASLSEWCNFRAPGVPAGWSPRGGQGLNPYVPSATTCSSSSGSAIAAAANMVSVTIGTETDGSIMCPSSFNSVVGIKPTVGLTSRAGVIIISPRMDTVGPICRTVSDAVNVLEAIVGYDPRDAEATHMASQYIPEGGYRQFLNINGLRGKRIGVMRKDFFLFPPGSIKEKVFGEHFDTMRQLGAILVDNLEIPSMNVINDAVQSGERALMLAEFKLSLNSYLSELATTPVKSLSGIIEFNDKHPVAERMAEFGQSYLVQSEATNGIGPTEERAIAKLNKLCEEGLEKIMLVNQLDAIVAPGASAHSLLAIGGYPAITIPAGYASDGVPFAICFGGLKGSEPKLIEISYSFEQATKVRRPPPVLQHSSV